The genomic region GTCGTAACAGAGTTGACTATACAGCGACCGCCGAACGGACATCCGTTCGGCGGTTTTTCGTTTGCGGCGCGCAGGTTTCGGGTGCGGGGACGAGTCCCGATCCTCGCAGCTGCGGAAAATTCCAATAAAGCCGGCCGCCCAAGCGCGAATTTGCGCTTATTGGCGGAAAACTCCGCTAAAGACGTGCATCTAAGCGCGAATTCGCGCTTATACGCGGAACATTCCGCTAAAGTCGTGCGCTTAAGCGCGGATTCGCGCTTATACGCGGAAAACTCCGCATAAGACGTGCGTGGAAGCGCGGATTCGCGCTTATACGCGGAACATTACGCTAAAGACGTGCATCTAAGCTCGAATTCGCGCTTATTAGCGGAAAACTCCGCTAAAGTCGTGCGCCCAAGCGCGGATTCGCGCTAGCCCCTACTTCCCCGTCGGCGAAGCGGGAACAGCCGCGACTTGCGCGGATGGCGCGGCGCCGGTCGCCGCAGCGTCCTCGGTCGCGCTTGCCCCGGACACCTCCGACGCCTCCGCCTCGTCGCCGTGCCGATGGCCGCCGGAGCGCAGGAACAGCCATACGCCGCCGATGAGCAGCGCGCCCGCGAACGCCTGCAGCGCCGTCAACCGCTCGTCGAGCAGCGCCCAAGCGAGCAGCGACGCGCCTACCGGCTCGCCGAGCACCGCCATCGAGACGGTAGTGGCGCCGGTGTACTTCAGCAGCCAGTTGAACAGCAGATGGCCGAAGACGGTCGGCACGGCGGCCATCAGCGCGAAGATGAGCCAGTCGTTCGATGCATAGCCGAAGAACGAGAAGCCGGCCGCGAGGTTATAGACCGCGAACGCCGCGGCCGCCGCCAGGAAGACGGTATAGCTGTAGACGAACGACGAGATGCGCCCCCGCAGCGCCTGTCCGAGCAGCATATGCACGACGACGGCCAGCGTGCCGAGGATCGACAGCAGGTCGCCGTAGAGCGCCGTGCCCGAGAGGCGGAAGTCGCCCCAGCCGATGAGCACCGCGCCGATCAGGGCGACGCCCATCGCCGCGACCGCGGCGCCGCGGATGCGTTCTCGGAAGAAGATGAGCGCCCCGATCATGACGAGCACCGGCTCGAGCGTCATCAGCACGGTGGAGCTGGCGACGGTCGTGTAGCGAAGGGAGCCCATCCACAGCAAGAAGTGCAGCGCCAGCATGAAGCCGGACAGCCCGAGCAGCGCCCAATCCCGCCCCGACACGGCGCCGAGTTCGGCGCGATAGCGGAACAGGAAAGGGGTCATGCCGACCAAGGTAAGCCCCAGGCGATACATGCCGATGACCGACACAGGCGCGTCGGTCCACTTCACGAAGATAGCCGAAAACGATATCGCGATAATGCCGACAAACAATAAACTCCATAGGAACGCTCGGCGCTCCGTCCAACCAGGGTTCACGGTGAGGCTTCCTTTCTAACCAATGTTCAAATGAAATGACGTTCCCTAGTATAACAGGAAGGGCGCGGCGGCCGCTAGGTTCTCAAACGGAGGTTTTCTTCCTGCCGCCGGCGATTTCGCCGTTTCAGAACCCGATGCGCCGAATGAAAACTAGGCGCGAGCCGGAGCGCATGGTACGATCTCGTTGGAAAAGGCGAAATCCGGCGGGCCGAAGGAAGAGGATGCGAGAGGCGGCGCGCCGAAGACGTAAGCGACAACCGGCGAACGGAGGCGGAACGATGCGCGAGCTGCTGACGCGGAATCACTTTCGTCTGCTCTTATGGGCGGGGATCGTGTTTACGCTGATCATCATTCCCTTTTCCTTGTTTTTATCCAACCAATTTTCGAAGTACGCGCATTCGCAGATGGATTTGTTCCATCGCGATAAGGTCGTCCATACGGCGAGCCAAACCGAATTCATTCTAAACAAGCTGAAGTCGTACGGATTGAACATGTACGAGGACCGAACGATTCAGGGCTGGCTTCAGCGGGAGAGGCCGGATCCGTTGGCGGACATGGAGGTGTTGAATACGCTGACCACCTTCATGTCCACGGAGCCGTTCATTCGGCGAGCGTATTTGATGAACCTCCGGACGCGCCAAGCGTTCGACTCGCAGACGGGGGTCACTTCGTTCGAGGCCTTCCAAGACCAGGTCATGTTGAAGCGGGTGCAAGAGCAGCAGTCCTTGTTCCTGCAATTTCAACCGCACGAGGCGCAAGGCGACGCCCATTTGTCCTTGGTCGTCCCTTCGACGCCGGCGAAGCGGGATATCCGCGGATACTTGGTGCTCCTGCTCGACAATCGCGCGCTGCAGACCCACCTGCTGGCGCATAACGAGGAGCTGGGCACGAACCTGATCGTGCTGGACGAGGAGGGGCGCAACGTCTTAGGCGGGGAGGGAAGCGGCGAGTCGATCGCCGCCTTGCTGAGCGGGGCGAGAACCGACGGGGCGGCGCCCTCGGTGGTCGAATTCGATACGGGGCGGCGATTGTTCGTGAACTCCGCCGCGATACCGTCGCAGAAGTGGACCGTCCACTCTCTGACCGAGATGAGGAGCTTTCGGAGCCAGGCGGATTCGTTCCAGCGGCGTATCGTCATGTACTCGTTACTGCTGCTCGTCCTGCTGCTGACGGCCGCCATGTGGAATTCGAGGCGCGCCGTCCGGCCGTTCCGGCATCTGGCGGAGCAGCTGCAGCGGAAGTTCAACGCCGACGCCGGCCATTCGTCCGCGCCGCCCGTCGTCCGCGACGAATACAGCATGCTCAAATACGGGATCGAGAAGCTGTCCAATCAAGTCGACGAGATGAACGTGTCGCTGCGGGATCGGCAAGGCATCGTGAAGGCGGAATATTTGCGCCAGTGGGTGCTGCAAGGACGGCTCGGCCGCGCGGTGAGGGGCGAGATCGCCGAAGCGACGGACCTCTTCGCCAAGGAGAAGCTTCGGCTCGCGGTGATCAAGATCGAATCGTATCATGCTTTCGCCGAACGTTACGATTTCGAGTCTCGGCGGCTGTTCACTTACGCGCTGTGCAATATCGCGGAAGAAGTCGTCCGCGGCGAAGGCGGGGCGTTCGAGGCGGTCGATTTCGCCGGGGACCACATCGTCCTGCTGATCGGACTGGACCGCGACGAGTCCGACATGATGGCGATCCTCGAGACCGCCAAGAAACACGTGCGTCAGTACATCCGGGTGAACATCGTCGTCGCGGTAAGCGACGCGAAGGACATCGACGACGATCTTCGGGCGGTATACGACTTCGTGCTCGAACTGACCTTGCTGAAGTTCATCAACGGAAGCGACCGGATTTACACCGAAGGCGATTATGAGCGTTACGTACATATGATGGACCCCGTCGTCGAACGCAAGGGCGTCGAGAAGCTGTTGGCGTCGGTGAAAGCCGGCAACGGCGAACAAGTCGTCGAGTCGTTGGATGAGCTGTTCGGTCAGCTCGCGGCGATGAAGTTTTCGGAGTGCAAGGTGCAGCTGACCGTATTGTTGTTTTCGGTCGTGAAGGAGTTCGAGAAGCTGTCGGCCCTCCAGGGGGTGGACGGGATCGAGAAGCAGCTTGCCGGATTCCCGACGCTGCAAGACTTAAGGAGATGGCTGGAGCAAGAGCTGATGGAAATTATGGAGCGGCTGAACAGCAGGCAGGGGTCCGACCGCAAGGGAAAGCTGGCCGAGGAGATGGCCGCGTACATCGCTTATCGGATTCACGACCCGATGCTGTCGGCCGACGACGTGGCGGAGCACGTCTCGTTGTCCGCCAAGTACGTGAGGCAAATCTTTATGGAAACCCATAATCAATCGCTGTCGGCGTATATGCTCGACCTGCGGGTCAACAAGGTGAAGGAGCTTCTGGTCACGACGGCGTTGTCCGTGTCGGATATCGGGGAGCGATCCGGCTTTCTGACGAAGAGCCACTTCTTCACGGCGTTCAAGAAAGCGACGGGCGTGACGCCGAACCAGTACCGCCAACAACATTCTACATGAGGGGAGGGGTCGGAGTGGCCCGACGACAATCGTTGCTCGCGAAGGGGGCGGCTTGGGCGGCGCTTTCTGTCCTCCTGACCGCCGGATGCGCGAACGAATCGGGACCGGCGCCGGTGCGGGGCGTGTCCCCTGCGACGTCCGCGACGCCAACGACGCTGAGCATTATGGTGCCCGGCGACCGCTCCCCGGACTTCGACCTCGTGATGGAGGAAGCGGAGCGCCGCATGGCGGAGGAAGGGCTCCACCTGGATATTCGGATGGAATTCGTGCCATGGAACGACTTCGGCACCCGATCCGAGGTCGCGCTCGCTTCCGGGGAAGAGATCGATCTGATCTTCGACGCCCCGTGGCTGCACCTGAACGAGATGATCGCGAGCGGATATTACGAGCCGTTGGACGTTATGCTGGAGCAGTACGGAGAGACGATCGTCGCGAAGCGGCCGAGGCAGATGTGGGACGCGAATCGAAGCGCAGGGCGAGTGATGGCGATCCCGCTCGGCGTCAGTCACGTGATGAGCCATTCGTATTTCGTTCGCAAGGACATACGGGAATCCCTCGGCGTCCCGCCGATCCGCACGTACGAAGAGCTGCTACGGTTCGCCTATCTCGTGAAGGAGAAGGCGCCGGAGGTCGTTCCGCTGATCGCGGGAGGAACGAGAAGTCAACAACTCTATAGTCAGGCCGCCTTCCGCCATTACTTCGACGATACCGATATTCGACCGACGCAGGCGTTGGACAGCAGCCTGATGCTGTATTACCGCCACAATGACGGGAAGGTGCACAATGCGTTCAAGGAGCCCGATTCACCGGTCCGACAATGGGTGGAGGAAGCTAGGCGCTTGTACGTCGATGGAATTATGCACAAGGACGTGCTAGGGATCAAGGATTTCCAGGAACCCGGAGCGTCCGGCGCCGTCGCGATCTTCCCCACAGGCTCCTTCCATGTCGGAGAGCTCGCGCAGGAGAAGCTGAGGGAGACCGTGCCGGACGGAGAGCTCGAGAGCGTGACGTTTTTCGACGATACGCCGGGAGCGAACGTCTCGGACTTCGGACAGTGGAACTTTATCGCGGTCCCGGTCGTGAGCAAACACAAGGAGGAAGCCGTCCGGTTCTTGAACTGGGCGAACGAGAAGCGAAATTACGACTTGCTCGCCTACGGGCTGCAAGGTATGCACTGGGAGCCGCTCGGAGGGAATAAGTTCAAACTGCTGAATACCGGCTACAATCAACCGGCCTTCGTCTGGATTTGGAACCCTACGGACGATCGCCTCTTAGCGGATGACGCAAGAACGGAGGAGCTGACGCGGTTCATCCGCGACGCCGACAATTTCACGCCGGACGTATTGACCGGCTTCGAGTTCGACGGCTCCTCGGTGCAGGCGGAGCTGGACCGTTATAACCGAATCGAAGCGGAGTATTATACGCCCTTGTTCAACGGCGTAATCGACCCCGCGTCGGCTTGGGCGGCGTTCGAGGCGGAGGCGGGGCCGGCGCTGGAGGCGATCGAGCGCGAGCTGCAGAGACAAGCGGATGCGTTTATGAGGAAGTAAAGACGGAACGATGGAACAAGGCAATCCCGGAGCACGGGCAGGTCCCCCTAGGAGGATGCGGCGCGTGACGGGAAGCTGCGCCCTCCGGACTGGATAAATATTCATAATTAACCAATAAGTAACTGAAAGGAGTGATGCCGACTTACCTAGCTTCGTTCGTTCCAGGTCGAAATCTGATCAAAGAGGGAGATGTGAACTCGTCATGAATTTCGTCAAACGATCGGTCAGTCTGATTCTCGCTTGCGCGGTCGGCGCCGCGGGGCTGCTGCCCGCCGCGTCGGCGGCGTATTTGCCGAAGCGCGATCCCCGTTCGAATTTCGCTTCCAACATTGCTCTCATCTATACGGGGTATTACGACCCGGCGAACTACGACGGCGTACCCGTCGGAGATTACGACAAGGACAAGTTTATGCCGTACGTCGGATATTTGGACGAACGGGGCAAGGCGCAGGACGACTTCTTCGATACGTTCCTGATCTTGAGTCTGCAATCCCCGCACGGCGGCAGCCTGCATCGATGGTACGACTGGGTCCCGAACTCCGTGCCGGGCCGACTGCAAGATTGGCAGTACGCGATGGAAAGACCTTTCGCAAAGAATCTGCAGCTGGACGCGTTGGAGCAGGCGGCGAAGCAAGTCGGGCGCGACCTCGGCGAACCCGACAAGCAAGTGAACGTATATCTGACGATTCCGTTCCCGGATCCGCAAAGCCGCGACTTCGGCGATTTCGACGGCGACGGCGCGTCCGACGATCTAAGCAGCTTGGAGGAGAGGAACGCGCTCGTTCGGTGGTATATCGACGAGATGACCGCGCGCTTCGAGAGCCGGGATTACGAGCACTTGCGACTGGCGGGCTTCTATTGGCTGCAGGAGGATCTGGACACGACCGTACCGGGAGAGCGGGAGAACGTCATGGCGACCGCGGACTACTTGCGGGAGCGCGGGATGCGCTTGGGGTGGATTCCATGGTCCGGGGCCGGCGAGAAGGGGAACGGCGACCGTCACGGGTACGACTTTACGATCGTGCAGCCGAACCATTATTTCAACGCGGACACGACGATCGAGCGGATCGAGGAAACCGCGGAGCTGTCGCGAAGCAGCGGGCAAGGCGTCGAGATCGAATTCGACCAGCGCGCCGTGGAAAACCCGTATTACCGCCAAGTCCTCTATAACTATCTGATCGGGGGCGTGAAATACGGGTACATGGCGGAGTCGATCTTGGCCTATTACCAGGACGTCTACGCGATTTACGATTTTTACCATCATCGGAGTCCGATCGGGCGCGAACTGTACGACGACATCTATCGCTTCGCGAAAGGGACGTTCGTCGCGCCGACCGGCAACGTCGAAGGCAGAGTGCTTGACGCGGAAGGGCGTCCGATCGCCGGCGCGACGGTGACCGGCGAAGACGGGTACGCCGCCGTGACCGACGCGGAGGGACGCTTCGCGGCGAACGATCGGTTCGCGATCCGGCAGACGTTCGCCGTCGCGAAAGACGGGTATCAGAGCCGGACGGTGCGGCTGCAGGCGTCGGAAGGAACGACGATCCGCAAGGATATCGCGTTGGCGCGCAGCGGCGGTCCGGTGCTCGAACGATACGCCGTCGAGGATTTCGAAGGAAGCTTCGACGTAGGCGGGAACGGGGTCGTGTCCCGGTCGTTCGAGGCGGCGCCGGAGTTCGTGTATGCGGGCGCTCAATCGCTTAAGGTCGGGTACCCGAGCGGCTGGGGACCGGTGCGCGCGTTCATCGATTCAAGCTCCGAGGCGTTGGCCGATTCGGACCGGCAATTCGCGAACTACGAGAACACCGATTGGAGCGGCTACGACGCGATATCCATGGAAGTGTACAACGCCACGAACGCGGAGCAGAAGCTCGATCTGGAGTTTATGTACGACCGGTACAGCTGGGGGTCTTCGAGGGTGAAGCAAGTCCTCCTCTCGCCCGGGCAATGGAACCATGTGGAGATTCCGCTGCGCGAGCTGCGGGAAGCGGGCGTTAACCTTAGTAATGTGATTCGGCTTTCTTTGCGCATGAGCGAATTCGCGACGGACGGAGCGACGATGTATTTCGACGACGTCGCGCTGCTGAAATACGAACGTCAGGATCAGCCGGCGGACACCTTCGCGGCGCTTCCGTCGGCGGTGCCGACGATGGACGTCGGCGCTCGTTGGACGCCGGTCGTGAAGGACCGGTCCGCGATCGACGCGCAAGGGAACCCCGCAATCGTCCCGGACGCCGTATTCGAATCATCCGATCCCTCGGTCGTCGAGGTGCGCCCGGACGGAACGCTGCATGCGCTCGCGCCGGGACGGGTTACGCTTCGGGCTTTCGCGAACGGCGTCGAAGCCGAGTCGACCGTAATCGAAGTGTCGGGACGGACGTTCCACGAACTGAAGGGCGGGCGCTCCAAGCTGTCGCCGGGCGAAGCGGCTCCGATCTCGCTTCGCAGCTTCTTCGATAACGGCTATCTGATCCCGTGGGAAGAAGCGACGTACCGCTGGTCCGTCGATGGGAACGCAGTCTCCCTAAGCGACAAGCTGCGGCCCGACGGTACCGTCGTCGCGAACGAGAAGACGTTGGTCGGCGTTCGGAACGGTAGCGCGAAGGTGTCCGTCACGATCGAATACAACGGCAAGTCGGAGACGTTCGAGCGTCTAATCGTCGTGACGCCGAACCCGTAAACCGCACCGACAGAGCACGACCAAATTCTTATTAAAGGGTGATCGCGAATGCAACGAAACATGACAAAACCGTTCAAATTAGGCCGCGCCGCTTCGGCGCTGCTGCTCGCGTCGGCGCTGGGCGTCTCGGCTTGCTCCGACGCGACCTCGTCGAAGGAAACCGTGGAAATTCAATTTTGGAACCCGTTCACGGGCGACACCGCGGCGGTCGTCGACGACATCGTGGAGAAGTACAATGCGAGCCAGACGAACATATCCGTCAAGTCGCTCAGCAATCAAGACCCGCAGAAGCAATTGACGGCAATATCCGGCGGCAACGCGCCGGACTTGGTCATTACGTACTGGAACAACGTCGGCCCTTGGTCCGAAGCGGGAGCCGTGCAAAACCTGGAAGCTCTCGTGCAGTCTTCGGATTTCGACGCGTCTCGGATCATTCCGGCCGCGCTCGACCGCATGAAGGTGGACGGGGAAATTCACGGCTTCCCGATCTCCATGAGCATGGCCAACAAGCTGTTCTACAATAAGAAGGCGTTCGCCGACGCCGGTCTCGCGGCGGCGCCGGAGACGCTGGAGCAGATGTTCGAGTACGCGAAGCGGCTCACGAAGAAGGACGACGCCGGCAACATCACGCAGATCGGATTCATTCCGGACTATCCGTGGATCGACAACGTCTTCTGGCCGATTATCTTCGGCGGCTCTTGGGACGACGGCAACGGGAAGCTGACCGCGAACCAGAAGGCCAACGTCGACTCGATCGCGTACCAGGCGTTGTATTATCAGGAATTCGGCGTGGATGGCATCAATAAATTCAAGTCCGGCATGGGACAGATGAATACGCCGCAAGATCCGATCATCACCGGCGATTTGGCGATGATGATCGGTTGGGAGAACTGGTACAACGACAAGCGCGGCGAGAACGGCGAAATCGGCGTCGCTCCGTTCCCGTATCCGGAAGCTCGGCCGGAGTTGAAACAGTCCGGCATGGTCAGTCCGGTGGCGATGTTCATTCCGGCGAAGTCGAAGCACCAAGAGGAAGCATGGGAATTCATGCAATACCTGCTGTCCGAGGAGGTGCAGATCGAGTATGCGATCCGAAACAAGACGATTCCGGTGCTGCTCGGCGCGCTGGACAATCCGGAACTGACGGAGAACGAGTCGACGGCGTCGCTGAAGGAATTTTTCGAAAGCGCGAAGAGCCCGAACCTGAACGGCTTCCCGAACAGCATCTATATTAACGAATACTTGCAAGCGTTGAACGAGGAGACGGAGAAGGCGATCAAAGGGCAAATCTCGGCCCAAGAAGCGATGGATGCGGTCGTCGCGAAGATGCAGCCGAAGGCGGACGCCGCGAAGAAATAAAAGAGCGGGCGGCAGCGGAAACGGACGGGCGGCTGCTCGCCGTTTCCGCTCGGTCCGCAAGGATAGGGAGGTGACGACGATGACCGGCAATGCCATCGGGATCCGAAAGCGCGAACGGAAGCGGCTCCTCGTCGGATTGTGCTTTATCAGCCCTTGGCTGATCGGATTGATTCTTTTTCAACTGTACCCGATATTGTCTTCTTTCTATTACAGCATGACGAATTTCAACCTGTTCCAGCCGCCCGAGTGGGTCGGATTCGGCAATTACGCGGAGATGGTTCGGGACGAGAAGGTATGGCTTTCCCTGTACAATACGTTGTTCATGGCCGTCTTCGGCCTGTTTCCCCACCTGGCGTTCGCTCTCGCGATCGCGCTGCTGCTGAACAAGAACGTTCGCGGGCAGTCCGTCTACCGGACGATCTACTTCCTGCCGACGCTGGTGCCGACGGTCGCGGCGACGCTGCTATGGATGTGGCTGTTGAACGCCCAATACGGGCTGATCAACGAGCTGCTGGGCCGAATCGGGCTGCCGCAGCCGGTCTGGCTGCTCGATCCGCTGTGGACGAAGCCGTCGCTGATCATGATGGGCTTCTGGGGAACGGGGACGACGACGATCATGTATTTGGCCGCGCTGCAAGAGGTTCCCAAGCTCTATTACGAAGCGGCGGAAATCGACGGCGCCAACGCCTGGCATAAATTCCGGCATATTACGCTGCCCGCGATTTCCCCGATGACGCTGTTCCATGTCATTATGGGGCTGATCGGCGCGCTGCAGCTGTTCACGCAAGGCTATGTCTTTACCGAAGGGAACGGGCAAGCGATGGGAGGACCCGAGAATTCGCTGCTCTTCTTCGCCATCTATTTGTACCAAACCGCGTTTTCCTTCTTGAAAATGGGGTATGCCTCCGCGATGGCGTGGCTGCTGTTCCTCCTCGTCTTCCTGCTGACGGTCGTCGTGTTCAAGACGTCGGCGAGATGGGTGTACTACGGAGGTGAACGCTGATGGCCGGAACCCGCGCCGAACGGCCGAAGCCGTTCGCCCATGCGATGCTTGTCCTGATCGGCGTCCTATTTTTGATGCCCTTCGTCTGGCTGCTGATCACGTCGCTGAAGACGGACGAAGAAATTTTCGTCGTCCCCGTCCGGTGGTGGCCGAGCGAACTGCAATGGACCAATTACGTCGAGGCCATTCAAGCGATCCCGTTCTTCCTTTACACGTTCAACACGGTTTGGATCGCGGCGTTATGCGTCGCGGGCGTCGCGGCGATCGCTCCGCTCGTCGCCTACGGCTTCGCAAGAATCGACTTCAAGGGCCGGAACCTATTGTTTTTAATTATGATGAGCACGTTGATGCTTCCGTTCCAAGTGACGATGATTCCGATTTACGTAAGCTTTAATAAGGTGAACCTTGTGGATTCGTATTGGCCGATCGTGCTGTCCTCGTGGTTCGGGACGGGGATGGCGTACTATATTTTCTTAATGAGGCAATTTTTCATGGGCATCCCGTACGAGCTGACCGAATCGGCCAAAATCGACGGGGCGTCGGAGTTTCGAATTTTCGCCGGAATCATGCTTCCGCTTTCGAAACCCGCGATCTTGACCGTGGGGCTGTTCACCTTCCTCGGCGCCTGGGGGGACTTCCAAGGACCGTTGATTTACTTGAACGACCCGGACAAGTGGACGCTCTCGATCGGCCTGAAGCAGTATATTCGCGAAAATACGGTCGCTTGGGGCCAGCTGATGGCGGCCTCCACCTTGTTCACGCTGCCGATCGTCGTTCTGTACTTCTTCGTGCAGAAGAAGTTCATCGAGGGCATCTCGATCACGGGCATGAAGTAAATGAGATTCAGGCGGGAGGTGTAGCCGATGCAAAACAGAAACGTAGCGATCATCACCGCGGAATCCAGCGATTTGTCGGAATTGATGCTGGCCTTCGATCCGGCGGCGACGCTCATCAAGCCGGGGGAGGTATCCCGGTACGACTTGGATCGCTTCGAAGCGATCGCTCTGCTGGGAGGCGTCTCGGAGAAACCGCTGCTGCTCGCCCCGGAAGAGAGAATTCTGGTGGAGAAAGAAATTCGGAAGGGCAAGCGCGTGTTCGCCGAATACGCGGCCAGTATCGGCCACATGTATGCGTCTCCGCCGCAGAGCACGCGGTTCGAGCGCTTGGTCTATTGCGCGGAGAGCCCCGGCATAGACGGATTGTCCTTAGGCGACGTGTTGGACGATCAGAGCGGCATGCGGATCAAGCCTCACGATATCGCGTGCTCGCACGGGAGACCGATCCTAACGTTCGCCTCGGTGAACGTCCACGGCTCCGCGGAAGTGACCGACGAGATGCTCGGCCGCATATCCGATCGGGCGCTGTGGTTCGAGGAGCCGGATCGGCTTCTGGTCTGTTCGTTCCGCTTATGCCGGTTCCGCAAGGCGAGGTTCGCGCCGCATCGAAAGGTCGCCGCGTTGATCTCGTACATCCTCGGATGGTTGTTTCGCGCGAAGGTCGACTTGGGGCCGATGCGCGCGGCTTATTCCTTCGTTCATGCGGACGGCGGCTCGGCGACGCTCGAGAGCAGAATCGCGCACAGCGTCGAGCGGGCGATGGCGTGGTTCGAAAAGTCGGGCGTGCTGCGCGACGAAGGCCGCGGCGGCGTGTGGGAGGGCATGGGGACGGAAATCGCGCCGGACGGGACGCAACGCGTCAGCGCGATCCGCCGCGTCGACTGCATCGGCGAAGCGGCCTTGCCGTACTTCCTGCACTATCTGCACGCCTCGAACGAGCGGGATTTGCTTGTTTCCGAGCGGCTTCACGATTACGTGTTCGATTATTTTCTGAATAAGGAACCGGGCGAGCTGTACGGCATGATGCGTTGGACGGAGGAAGCGTGGGGCGTCTGTTATCAGGACGATGTCGCGCGCGCGCTCATCCCGCATCTGCTGAAGTGCTTATACACCGGCTCCCGGTATCGGCTGAACGAGGCGGCGGACGCGCTTCGCTTCCTAGTCAAGACGACGGGAACCGACGGGACGCGGGTGTTCCGGACCGACAACCTCGCGCTTACCGAGGAGAAGCTTAGGGCGCTGCGAAGCGAGCCGGGACGGCTGCCTTCGGCGCACTACAACGGGTACTATTGGGCGGCTCTGTTTTTGGCTTACAAGCTTACGGGGGAGCGAACCTTCCTCGAGACCGGCGTGCGCGGCATGGAGACGCTGCTGGCCGTGTACCCGGATACCGTTCGAGAGCAGAGCCAGACGCAAGAATATTGCCGGCTCATTCTCCCGCTGGCCTGGATGTACTGGGCGACGGGGGAGGAACGGCACAAGGATTGGTTGTACCGGGTCGCGGAGGACCTGCAGTCGTTCAAGCATCCGTCCGGCGCCTACCTTGAATGGGACGAGGGATATCAAGCCGCGATGCGGCACGGGATGGGCGAGGGGGAGAGCTCCTTGCTGACCAAGAACGGCGATCCGGTCGCCGATCTGCTCTACTCGAACAATTGGCTGCCGATCGCGT from Paenibacillus antri harbors:
- a CDS encoding carbohydrate ABC transporter permease, which codes for MTGNAIGIRKRERKRLLVGLCFISPWLIGLILFQLYPILSSFYYSMTNFNLFQPPEWVGFGNYAEMVRDEKVWLSLYNTLFMAVFGLFPHLAFALAIALLLNKNVRGQSVYRTIYFLPTLVPTVAATLLWMWLLNAQYGLINELLGRIGLPQPVWLLDPLWTKPSLIMMGFWGTGTTTIMYLAALQEVPKLYYEAAEIDGANAWHKFRHITLPAISPMTLFHVIMGLIGALQLFTQGYVFTEGNGQAMGGPENSLLFFAIYLYQTAFSFLKMGYASAMAWLLFLLVFLLTVVVFKTSARWVYYGGER
- a CDS encoding carbohydrate ABC transporter permease, translated to MAGTRAERPKPFAHAMLVLIGVLFLMPFVWLLITSLKTDEEIFVVPVRWWPSELQWTNYVEAIQAIPFFLYTFNTVWIAALCVAGVAAIAPLVAYGFARIDFKGRNLLFLIMMSTLMLPFQVTMIPIYVSFNKVNLVDSYWPIVLSSWFGTGMAYYIFLMRQFFMGIPYELTESAKIDGASEFRIFAGIMLPLSKPAILTVGLFTFLGAWGDFQGPLIYLNDPDKWTLSIGLKQYIRENTVAWGQLMAASTLFTLPIVVLYFFVQKKFIEGISITGMK
- a CDS encoding ABC transporter substrate-binding protein; translation: MQRNMTKPFKLGRAASALLLASALGVSACSDATSSKETVEIQFWNPFTGDTAAVVDDIVEKYNASQTNISVKSLSNQDPQKQLTAISGGNAPDLVITYWNNVGPWSEAGAVQNLEALVQSSDFDASRIIPAALDRMKVDGEIHGFPISMSMANKLFYNKKAFADAGLAAAPETLEQMFEYAKRLTKKDDAGNITQIGFIPDYPWIDNVFWPIIFGGSWDDGNGKLTANQKANVDSIAYQALYYQEFGVDGINKFKSGMGQMNTPQDPIITGDLAMMIGWENWYNDKRGENGEIGVAPFPYPEARPELKQSGMVSPVAMFIPAKSKHQEEAWEFMQYLLSEEVQIEYAIRNKTIPVLLGALDNPELTENESTASLKEFFESAKSPNLNGFPNSIYINEYLQALNEETEKAIKGQISAQEAMDAVVAKMQPKADAAKK